From one Leifsonia soli genomic stretch:
- a CDS encoding metal-sensitive transcriptional regulator: MTQHDHTEYGYITDKDKYLNRLKRIEGQTRGISRMVDEEQYCIDILTQISALTSALQAVAVGLLDDHLKHCVLDAARAGGDEADIKIKEASDAIARLVRS; this comes from the coding sequence ATGACCCAGCACGACCACACCGAATACGGCTACATCACCGACAAAGACAAGTACCTCAACCGGCTCAAGCGCATCGAAGGCCAGACGCGGGGGATTTCCCGCATGGTCGACGAAGAGCAGTACTGCATCGACATCCTCACCCAGATCAGCGCCCTCACCAGCGCCCTACAAGCGGTCGCCGTCGGGCTGCTCGACGACCACCTCAAGCACTGCGTCCTGGACGCCGCACGAGCCGGCGGCGACGAGGCCGACATCAAAATCAAAGAGGCGAGCGACGCCATCGCCCGCCTCGTGCGCTCCTAA
- a CDS encoding antibiotic biosynthesis monooxygenase family protein, protein MSIVKINAIHVPAGRGADLEARFAGRAHDVDQHIGFESFQLLRPVKGEDRYFVVSTWATEEAYQAWREGQAGMTHGGSNPVATGADLLEFEVVDL, encoded by the coding sequence ATGTCCATCGTCAAGATCAACGCCATTCACGTCCCTGCCGGCCGGGGAGCTGACCTCGAGGCCCGCTTCGCCGGCCGCGCACACGACGTCGACCAGCACATCGGCTTCGAGAGCTTCCAGCTGCTTCGCCCGGTCAAGGGGGAGGATCGCTACTTCGTCGTCAGTACCTGGGCGACAGAGGAGGCGTACCAGGCGTGGCGGGAGGGACAGGCCGGGATGACTCACGGCGGATCCAACCCGGTCGCCACTGGGGCCGACCTGCTCGAGTTCGAGGTGGTCGACCTCTGA
- a CDS encoding SHOCT domain-containing protein: protein MYGWMMGGAGAWWIVWLLVPLLIIVVVVVMVVTLTRRAPSGGAGTVPPSNSSARVILDERYARGEIDHEEYIRRRDELGRSGG, encoded by the coding sequence ATGTACGGGTGGATGATGGGCGGCGCGGGGGCGTGGTGGATCGTGTGGCTGCTCGTACCGTTGCTGATCATCGTGGTGGTCGTCGTGATGGTCGTCACGCTGACCCGGCGCGCCCCGTCCGGTGGCGCCGGCACTGTTCCACCGTCGAACTCCTCGGCGAGGGTAATCCTCGATGAGCGGTATGCCCGGGGTGAGATCGATCACGAGGAGTACATCCGGCGGCGAGACGAGCTCGGGCGCTCAGGCGGTTAG
- a CDS encoding cation diffusion facilitator family transporter has protein sequence MSGTHTHSHDDHDHSHVHDGTNHAHPHNEDHEHDQGHGQSHDHGHSHDHGEHSHPHGGVKGFLYDLFVPHTHDSADAVDDALEASKAGVTAVKVSMFILLGTTLLQLILVWVTGSVALLADTIHNFADALTAVPLWIAFVLGRRAATRRYTFGYGRAEDLAGLFIVFVVALSAVVAGWEAIDRFVHPRPVENAWWLVVAGVIGFAGNELVAIYRIRVGRKIGSAALVADGVHARLDGVTSLSVVLGAIGVMLGFPLADPIIGLLISISILVLLWGTVKSVGARLMDAVDPDLLDRVERILGTTDGVTGVRNVKLRWSGHRLLGSAVITTGATTLHDATHVADRATEHVRSELRNLDDFVVTPIAADH, from the coding sequence ATGAGCGGAACCCACACGCACTCTCACGACGATCACGATCACTCCCACGTTCACGACGGCACAAATCATGCTCATCCTCACAACGAGGACCACGAGCATGACCAGGGTCACGGCCAGTCGCACGATCACGGTCACTCGCATGATCACGGCGAGCATTCGCACCCTCACGGTGGGGTGAAGGGGTTCCTCTACGACCTTTTCGTTCCGCACACCCACGATTCCGCTGATGCGGTGGATGACGCGCTGGAGGCGAGCAAGGCCGGTGTGACCGCCGTCAAGGTGTCGATGTTCATCCTGCTGGGCACGACGCTGCTTCAGTTGATCCTGGTGTGGGTCACCGGCTCTGTGGCGTTGCTGGCGGACACGATCCATAACTTCGCGGATGCGCTTACGGCGGTGCCGTTGTGGATCGCGTTCGTCCTTGGCCGTCGAGCGGCCACTCGTCGCTACACCTTCGGCTATGGCCGCGCCGAGGACCTCGCCGGCCTGTTCATCGTCTTCGTGGTCGCCCTCTCGGCGGTGGTGGCCGGGTGGGAGGCGATCGACCGGTTTGTGCATCCGCGGCCAGTGGAGAATGCGTGGTGGCTGGTCGTCGCCGGTGTGATCGGCTTCGCCGGAAACGAACTGGTCGCGATCTACCGCATCCGGGTGGGGCGGAAGATCGGCTCGGCTGCTTTGGTGGCTGACGGTGTGCATGCCCGGCTGGACGGGGTCACGTCGCTGTCGGTCGTGCTCGGTGCGATCGGCGTGATGCTCGGGTTCCCGCTGGCCGACCCGATCATCGGCCTGCTGATCTCCATCTCGATCCTGGTGCTGCTGTGGGGCACCGTGAAATCGGTCGGCGCACGACTGATGGATGCCGTCGATCCCGATCTTCTCGACCGAGTCGAGCGCATACTCGGGACAACGGACGGTGTTACGGGTGTCCGGAACGTGAAGCTGCGTTGGTCCGGGCACCGCCTCCTGGGCTCCGCAGTGATCACCACCGGCGCCACAACCCTCCACGACGCCACCCATGTGGCCGATCGCGCGACCGAGCACGTGCGCAGTGAGCTGCGCAACCTCGACGACTTCGTCGTGACACCGATCGCGGCCGACCACTGA
- a CDS encoding DUF305 domain-containing protein, which yields MNTRLIALTSGALLTAAALVGCTAGSPGSDSGMGNMPGMDHSSASTDTATSDHNQADVTFAMAMVPHHQQAIEMSDTLLTKQGVDARVTDLAQKIKAAQQPEIDTMNGWLSAWGQKSDMSGMDMGGDGMMSQQDMNALTKASGADASKLFLTQMIQHHQGAITMATTETEKGKATDAVALAKTIAATQTAEIATMKQLLASL from the coding sequence ATGAACACCAGACTGATCGCGCTCACCTCCGGCGCCCTCCTGACCGCCGCCGCATTAGTCGGCTGCACCGCCGGCTCTCCGGGGAGCGACTCCGGTATGGGAAACATGCCCGGAATGGACCACAGTAGCGCGAGCACCGACACGGCGACCTCGGACCACAACCAGGCCGACGTCACCTTCGCCATGGCCATGGTCCCCCACCACCAGCAGGCGATCGAAATGTCCGACACCCTCCTGACCAAGCAGGGTGTGGACGCCCGGGTCACTGACCTCGCCCAGAAGATCAAGGCAGCGCAGCAGCCGGAGATCGACACCATGAACGGCTGGCTCTCCGCCTGGGGGCAGAAGTCCGACATGAGCGGAATGGACATGGGTGGTGACGGGATGATGTCGCAGCAGGACATGAACGCGCTCACCAAAGCGTCCGGCGCCGACGCGTCCAAGCTGTTTCTCACCCAGATGATCCAGCACCACCAAGGCGCCATCACCATGGCCACGACCGAGACCGAAAAGGGCAAGGCAACGGACGCCGTCGCGCTGGCGAAGACGATCGCCGCCACACAGACCGCCGAGATCGCCACCATGAAGCAGCTTCTCGCCAGCCTCTGA
- a CDS encoding TetR/AcrR family transcriptional regulator, producing the protein MPRLWSETVTEHRSAVLEAILDATAQLVHRDGVAGLTMTALAEASGVGRATLYRYVPDVGSALTAWQQREVANHLQRLRTIAADSAPADRLENVLMGYARLRGHRHGDHGALHDAARLAPAEGEVRELLADIIEEAAHDGRARTDLQAAMLAAYATGALGAAAMLPEPSAATRLTALVLESIRGVDGHPHGADSSGALPGPVGGHQWNH; encoded by the coding sequence ATGCCCAGGTTGTGGAGCGAGACAGTGACCGAGCACCGGTCCGCGGTGTTGGAGGCGATCCTGGATGCGACCGCGCAACTGGTGCATCGAGATGGTGTCGCCGGCCTGACCATGACAGCGCTGGCGGAGGCGAGCGGCGTGGGGCGGGCGACTTTGTATCGGTACGTTCCGGACGTCGGGTCGGCTCTGACCGCCTGGCAACAGCGCGAGGTGGCGAACCACCTCCAGCGCTTGCGAACGATCGCCGCAGACAGCGCTCCGGCCGACCGACTCGAGAACGTGTTGATGGGGTATGCGCGCTTACGCGGTCATCGACACGGGGATCACGGGGCCCTCCACGACGCCGCTCGCCTGGCTCCCGCCGAAGGCGAAGTTCGCGAACTACTGGCCGACATCATCGAAGAGGCTGCCCACGACGGCCGTGCCCGCACCGACCTTCAGGCGGCCATGCTCGCCGCATACGCAACCGGAGCCTTGGGGGCGGCAGCGATGCTCCCCGAGCCCTCCGCCGCGACGCGACTGACCGCCCTCGTCCTCGAAAGCATCCGGGGAGTCGATGGACATCCACACGGCGCGGACTCATCTGGCGCCCTTCCCGGACCGGTAGGCGGCCACCAGTGGAATCACTGA
- a CDS encoding cation transporter produces the protein MTDLAPDRRALLRAGFTLEWNVVGVMVLAVLALSSASVALAGFGLDSLVEIGASTVVIWELSGTGEHRQRIALRLIGAAFVAVAGYLLVQTVVALAGGHRPDGSVGGIIWTGITAATMFILAALKARTGRALGNPVLQKEGRVTMIDGLLACAVLVGVFLNTVLGWWWADSLATLVIVYYAIREAVEIFRETSVEVST, from the coding sequence ATGACCGATCTCGCTCCCGATCGGCGTGCGCTGTTGCGTGCCGGATTCACGCTGGAGTGGAACGTCGTAGGCGTCATGGTGCTCGCGGTCCTCGCCTTGTCGTCCGCCTCCGTCGCTCTCGCCGGCTTCGGGCTCGACTCGTTGGTCGAGATCGGGGCGAGCACGGTCGTAATTTGGGAGCTTTCGGGGACGGGGGAGCACCGGCAGAGGATCGCCCTGCGGCTTATCGGCGCTGCCTTCGTAGCCGTCGCCGGCTACCTCCTTGTGCAAACGGTCGTGGCCCTCGCCGGCGGTCATCGACCGGACGGCAGCGTCGGGGGCATCATATGGACCGGGATCACCGCCGCCACAATGTTCATCCTCGCCGCACTCAAAGCGCGTACCGGTCGAGCTCTGGGTAATCCGGTGCTGCAGAAGGAGGGCAGGGTGACCATGATCGACGGTCTACTGGCCTGCGCCGTCCTTGTCGGCGTCTTCCTGAACACCGTGCTGGGGTGGTGGTGGGCCGACTCGCTAGCGACTCTGGTGATCGTGTACTACGCGATCCGAGAAGCCGTCGAGATCTTTCGTGAAACGTCGGTGGAGGTCAGCACGTGA
- a CDS encoding heavy metal translocating P-type ATPase codes for MTDPHAHHQHTETAEPAVHDAHTAADHAAMDHGGMDHSAMDHDGHASHSGHTGHGDHVGQFRRLFWINLIIAVPVVATSQMFAMILGYTVPTWALWIAPVLGTVMYVWGGWPFLSGAYSELKSRTPGMMLLIGLAITVAFFASWGATLGLLDHELEFWWELALLIVIMLLGHWIEMRSLAQTSSALDSLAALLPDEAERIEGDTTVKVAPADLHVGDVVLIRPGGSVPADGRIVDGRAEMDESMVTGESRPVSRGDGDAVTAGTVAVDSGLRVEVTAVGDDTALAGIQRLVTEAQNSSSRAQRIADRAAALLFWFALGAAIITAIVWTLVGSPDDAVVRTITVLVIACPHALGLAIPLVVSIATERAARGGVLVKDRLALESMRTVDTVLFDKTGTLTKGEPTVTGIALVGTLTEDEVLALAAAAEADSEHPLATAIVRAARGRELTIPPAAGFSSSPAVGVTATVDGAEIRVGGPRLLDEAGATEVEEAGSWRSEGAIILHVLRNGTLIGGLKLADEVRPESREAVDALHKLGVQVVMITGDAEAVANAVAAELGIDRTYAHVRPEDKSSTVAELQTEGRKVAMVGDGVNDAPALAQADVGIAIASAGVILASSDPRSVLSVIELSRASYRKMKQNLWWAAGYNLISVPLAAGVLAPIGFVLPMSVGAILMSLSTVVVALNAQLLRRLDLAPEVSTRTILTP; via the coding sequence ATGACCGACCCGCACGCTCACCACCAGCACACCGAGACCGCCGAACCCGCGGTCCACGACGCGCACACCGCCGCTGATCACGCCGCCATGGACCATGGCGGCATGGACCACTCCGCAATGGACCACGACGGCCATGCGAGTCACTCGGGGCACACCGGCCATGGCGACCACGTCGGTCAGTTCCGGCGGCTGTTCTGGATCAACCTGATCATCGCCGTCCCGGTCGTCGCGACCTCGCAGATGTTCGCGATGATCCTCGGCTACACCGTGCCGACGTGGGCGCTCTGGATCGCGCCTGTGCTCGGCACCGTCATGTACGTGTGGGGCGGCTGGCCGTTCCTCAGCGGCGCCTACAGCGAGCTGAAGAGCCGCACACCGGGCATGATGCTACTGATCGGCCTGGCGATCACCGTCGCGTTCTTCGCCTCCTGGGGGGCCACGCTCGGCCTGCTCGACCACGAACTCGAGTTCTGGTGGGAACTGGCGCTGCTGATCGTGATCATGCTGCTCGGGCACTGGATCGAGATGCGGTCCCTGGCCCAGACCAGTTCGGCGCTCGATTCCCTCGCCGCGCTCCTCCCCGACGAGGCGGAACGGATCGAGGGCGACACCACCGTCAAGGTCGCCCCTGCCGATCTCCACGTGGGGGACGTGGTACTCATCCGGCCCGGCGGGAGCGTCCCCGCAGACGGCCGGATCGTCGACGGCCGCGCGGAAATGGACGAGTCGATGGTGACCGGCGAATCCCGCCCGGTCTCCCGCGGCGACGGCGACGCTGTGACCGCCGGAACCGTCGCGGTCGACTCCGGGCTCCGGGTCGAGGTCACCGCCGTCGGTGACGACACGGCCCTCGCCGGCATCCAACGGCTGGTCACCGAGGCGCAGAACTCCTCCTCTCGCGCCCAGCGCATCGCCGACCGTGCCGCCGCACTGCTGTTCTGGTTCGCCCTCGGCGCCGCCATCATCACCGCCATCGTCTGGACCCTCGTCGGCAGCCCCGACGACGCCGTCGTGCGCACCATCACGGTTCTCGTGATCGCCTGCCCGCACGCGCTCGGCCTCGCCATCCCGCTGGTCGTCTCCATCGCGACCGAGCGCGCCGCCCGCGGCGGCGTCCTCGTCAAGGACCGGCTCGCGCTGGAGAGCATGCGGACCGTCGACACCGTCTTGTTCGACAAGACCGGCACTCTCACCAAGGGCGAGCCGACCGTCACTGGGATCGCACTCGTCGGCACGTTGACCGAGGACGAGGTGCTCGCTCTCGCCGCGGCGGCCGAGGCGGACAGCGAGCACCCGCTTGCCACGGCCATTGTCCGCGCCGCACGCGGACGGGAACTGACCATTCCCCCGGCCGCGGGATTCTCTTCCTCACCGGCCGTCGGCGTGACCGCGACCGTCGATGGAGCAGAGATCCGCGTCGGAGGCCCCCGGCTGCTCGACGAAGCGGGAGCCACGGAGGTAGAGGAGGCCGGCTCGTGGCGCAGCGAGGGAGCGATCATTCTCCACGTCCTCCGCAACGGCACCCTCATTGGCGGCCTGAAGCTCGCCGACGAGGTGCGCCCGGAATCCCGGGAGGCGGTCGACGCGCTCCACAAGCTGGGCGTGCAAGTCGTCATGATCACGGGCGACGCCGAAGCGGTCGCAAACGCGGTCGCCGCCGAACTCGGCATCGACCGCACCTATGCGCACGTGCGACCGGAGGACAAGTCCAGCACAGTGGCCGAACTGCAGACGGAGGGCCGGAAGGTGGCGATGGTCGGCGACGGCGTCAACGACGCCCCCGCACTCGCCCAGGCCGACGTCGGCATCGCGATCGCCTCCGCCGGTGTCATCCTGGCCAGCTCCGACCCGCGCAGCGTGCTCTCGGTCATCGAGCTCTCCCGCGCCAGCTACCGCAAGATGAAGCAGAACCTCTGGTGGGCCGCCGGCTACAACCTGATCTCCGTCCCCCTTGCCGCCGGCGTGCTCGCCCCGATCGGCTTCGTGCTGCCCATGTCCGTCGGCGCCATACTGATGTCGCTGTCGACTGTCGTGGTCGCCCTCAACGCCCAACTGCTCCGCCGCCTGGACCTCGCCCCCGAGGTCAGCACCCGCACCATCCTCACCCCCTGA
- a CDS encoding heavy metal translocating P-type ATPase produces the protein MSITTPADEPNTAVELEIGGMTCASCAMRVEKKLNKLDGVTATVNYATEKAKVTAPRGYEVTALIAEVEKAGYTAAVPARPAPPAEQPAAEPVDAELGSLRTRLLISVALTVPVVALAMVPVLQFTYWQWASLTLAAPVVVWGAWPFHKAAWTNLRHGAATMDTLISLGVTSAFLWSLYALFLGTAGMPGMTHAFELTLAPSNGTSNIYLEVASGVTVFILAGRFFEKRAKRRAGAALRALLELGAKEVVVLRGGVESRIPVEQMRVDDEFVVRPGEKIATDGVVVSGSSAVDTSMLTGESVPVEVVAGDAVAGATVNAGGRLVVRATRVGSETQLAQMARLVEDAQTGKAEVQRLADRVSAVFVPIVIGIAVVTLALWLIAGFPIAAGFTAAVAVLVIACPCALGLATPTALLVGTGRGAQLGVLITGPEVLESTRTVNTVVLDKTGTVTTGRMTLVETIPEDGTDRDDLLRLAGALEHASEHPIAQAIAKAATEQARRALPPVEEFQNIEGRGVQGVVEGHAVLVGRDSLLADWSLALSPALAARKSTAEAGGKTVVTVAWDGQARGILIVADTLKPTSAEAVAGLRKLGLTPILLTGDNQAVAERIAAEAGIDRVIADVLPQDKVAVIAGLQREGRIVAMVGDGVNDAPALAQADLGLAMGTGTDAAIQASDITLVRGDLRGAVDAIRLSRTTLRTIKSNLFWAFAYNVAAIPIAALGLLNPMLAGAAMAASSVFVVGNSLRLRSFTSIVPSTV, from the coding sequence ATGAGCATCACGACCCCGGCCGATGAGCCGAACACCGCCGTAGAGCTGGAGATCGGCGGGATGACGTGTGCTTCCTGCGCGATGCGGGTCGAGAAGAAGCTGAACAAACTCGATGGCGTCACCGCGACGGTCAACTACGCCACAGAGAAGGCAAAGGTGACCGCTCCTCGTGGATACGAGGTAACCGCGCTGATCGCGGAAGTGGAGAAAGCGGGCTACACCGCCGCCGTGCCCGCGCGCCCGGCTCCTCCTGCCGAGCAGCCTGCTGCGGAACCGGTCGACGCGGAGCTCGGTTCTTTGCGCACGCGGCTGCTGATCTCCGTGGCGCTGACCGTGCCGGTGGTCGCCCTGGCGATGGTCCCCGTGCTCCAGTTCACATACTGGCAGTGGGCCTCCCTGACGCTCGCCGCACCGGTCGTCGTCTGGGGTGCGTGGCCGTTCCACAAAGCCGCATGGACGAACCTCCGGCACGGTGCGGCGACGATGGACACACTCATCTCCTTGGGGGTGACATCGGCCTTCCTCTGGTCGCTCTACGCCCTGTTCCTCGGCACGGCGGGGATGCCTGGCATGACGCACGCCTTCGAGCTGACCCTCGCACCCTCGAACGGCACGTCGAACATCTACCTGGAGGTGGCCTCCGGCGTGACGGTGTTCATCCTCGCCGGACGCTTCTTCGAGAAGCGGGCGAAGCGGCGGGCGGGAGCGGCCCTGCGCGCGCTGCTGGAGCTGGGAGCGAAAGAGGTCGTGGTACTCCGCGGCGGGGTGGAGTCGCGGATCCCCGTCGAGCAGATGCGGGTGGACGACGAGTTCGTGGTCCGCCCCGGGGAGAAGATCGCCACCGACGGTGTCGTCGTCTCCGGAAGCTCTGCGGTCGACACCTCGATGCTTACCGGCGAGTCCGTCCCCGTCGAGGTGGTCGCGGGCGACGCCGTCGCCGGCGCCACCGTCAACGCGGGCGGGCGGTTGGTCGTCCGGGCGACCCGCGTTGGGTCCGAGACGCAGCTGGCGCAGATGGCTCGGCTCGTGGAGGACGCGCAGACCGGCAAGGCGGAGGTGCAGCGCCTGGCTGACCGGGTCTCGGCCGTGTTCGTGCCGATCGTGATCGGGATCGCTGTCGTGACCCTCGCCCTCTGGCTGATCGCCGGGTTCCCGATCGCGGCAGGCTTCACAGCTGCGGTGGCCGTCCTCGTGATCGCCTGCCCGTGCGCGCTCGGGCTGGCCACGCCGACCGCCCTGCTCGTCGGCACCGGACGGGGAGCCCAGCTGGGAGTCCTCATCACCGGACCCGAAGTCCTCGAGTCCACCCGCACTGTCAACACCGTCGTGCTCGACAAGACCGGCACGGTGACCACCGGCCGGATGACACTGGTCGAGACGATCCCGGAGGACGGCACCGACCGCGATGACCTGCTGCGCCTGGCCGGCGCGCTTGAGCACGCCTCCGAGCACCCGATCGCGCAGGCAATCGCGAAGGCCGCCACCGAGCAGGCGAGACGCGCTCTCCCTCCTGTCGAGGAGTTCCAGAACATCGAAGGCCGGGGCGTACAGGGCGTTGTCGAGGGACACGCCGTCCTCGTCGGCCGCGACTCGCTCTTGGCCGACTGGTCGCTCGCACTCAGCCCGGCGCTGGCCGCCCGCAAGTCGACTGCCGAAGCCGGAGGCAAGACGGTCGTGACGGTCGCCTGGGACGGCCAGGCCCGCGGCATCCTCATCGTGGCCGACACGCTCAAACCGACCAGCGCCGAGGCTGTCGCCGGCCTCCGGAAACTGGGTCTGACGCCTATCCTCCTCACTGGAGACAACCAGGCCGTCGCCGAGCGGATCGCCGCCGAGGCGGGCATCGACCGGGTCATCGCCGACGTCCTCCCGCAGGACAAGGTGGCTGTGATCGCCGGGCTGCAGCGGGAGGGACGGATCGTCGCGATGGTCGGCGACGGCGTCAACGACGCACCCGCCCTCGCGCAGGCCGACCTCGGTCTGGCGATGGGGACCGGCACCGACGCGGCCATCCAGGCCTCGGACATCACCCTGGTGCGCGGCGACCTGCGCGGCGCGGTCGACGCCATCCGGCTCTCCCGGACGACCCTCCGGACGATCAAGTCGAACCTGTTCTGGGCCTTCGCTTACAACGTCGCCGCCATCCCGATCGCTGCCCTCGGGCTGCTGAACCCGATGCTCGCCGGAGCGGCCATGGCCGCCTCGAGCGTGTTCGTCGTCGGGAACAGCCTGCGCCTGCGCAGCTTCACCAGCATCGTGCCGAGCACGGTGTAA
- a CDS encoding multicopper oxidase family protein codes for MNTPDLTRRSVLLGGAGLATAFALAACTGGPNLLTATSAPVTAAERARRRTGRTTRVQLTAGKTNIDLAARTASTWAYNGQVPGPTIRATAGDAIRAHVTNHLPDDTTVHWHGIALRNDMDGVPPITQHAIAPGSSFDYEFTADAPGTYWYHPHVGPQLDRGLQGPLIVEDPHEPLGYDHDWVLVLDDWLDGVTATPDQVLAELKKGMSMGGMGGMGGGMGGGAPSRNGKLLTGTTSSLLGGDSGDVYYPYYLINGRPAEDPATFTAKPGQRVRLRIINAGGDTAFRFSVGGHRLTVTHTDGYPVNPVTGDSILLGMGERYDAIITVADGAFPIVADAVGKAARAFAVLRSNPGSPAPTVNGYTASDTSPVTAAVLSAPPAAALRRRGIDRRIDIALTGGMMKYDWGINGKAFDMNNPLDGAYAVREGERVQVTIANQTMMWHPFHIHGHTFQLDGGPRKDTAIVLPHQSLTVLFDADNPGLWMTHCHNIYHAESGMMAVLGYEQS; via the coding sequence ATGAACACTCCGGACCTCACCCGTCGCAGCGTCCTCCTCGGCGGCGCCGGGCTCGCCACCGCCTTCGCTCTCGCCGCCTGCACCGGCGGCCCGAACCTTCTCACCGCAACAAGCGCCCCCGTCACCGCGGCCGAGAGGGCCCGACGACGCACCGGACGAACAACCCGCGTCCAGCTCACCGCGGGCAAGACGAACATCGACCTCGCCGCGCGCACGGCCTCCACCTGGGCCTACAACGGTCAGGTCCCCGGCCCCACCATCCGGGCGACCGCGGGTGACGCTATCCGAGCGCACGTGACCAACCATCTCCCGGATGACACCACCGTGCACTGGCACGGCATCGCCCTGCGGAATGACATGGACGGCGTGCCCCCGATCACTCAACACGCAATCGCGCCCGGGAGCTCGTTCGACTACGAGTTCACCGCGGACGCACCTGGCACCTACTGGTACCACCCACACGTCGGCCCGCAACTCGACCGCGGCCTCCAAGGCCCGCTCATCGTCGAAGACCCGCACGAGCCACTCGGCTACGACCACGACTGGGTGCTCGTGCTCGACGACTGGCTCGACGGCGTCACCGCCACCCCTGACCAAGTGCTCGCCGAGCTTAAGAAGGGAATGAGCATGGGCGGAATGGGCGGGATGGGCGGCGGGATGGGCGGCGGCGCTCCCTCCCGCAACGGCAAGCTGCTCACCGGCACCACCTCCAGCCTGCTCGGCGGCGACTCCGGAGACGTCTACTACCCCTACTACCTCATCAACGGACGCCCAGCAGAAGACCCCGCCACCTTCACCGCGAAACCCGGGCAACGCGTGCGGCTGCGCATCATCAACGCCGGCGGCGACACCGCGTTCCGGTTCTCCGTCGGAGGGCACCGGCTCACCGTCACCCACACCGACGGATACCCGGTGAACCCGGTCACGGGCGACAGCATCCTCCTCGGCATGGGCGAACGCTACGACGCGATCATCACCGTCGCCGACGGCGCCTTCCCCATCGTCGCCGACGCCGTCGGCAAAGCCGCCCGCGCCTTCGCCGTCCTCCGATCCAACCCCGGAAGCCCTGCACCCACCGTGAACGGGTACACCGCCTCTGACACGTCACCGGTCACAGCGGCCGTGCTCAGCGCCCCGCCCGCCGCTGCCCTCCGACGGCGCGGAATCGACCGCCGCATCGACATTGCCCTCACCGGCGGAATGATGAAGTACGACTGGGGCATCAACGGCAAAGCCTTCGACATGAACAACCCTCTCGACGGCGCCTACGCGGTGCGGGAAGGGGAACGAGTCCAGGTCACCATCGCCAACCAGACCATGATGTGGCACCCCTTCCACATCCACGGCCACACCTTCCAGCTCGATGGCGGCCCGCGAAAGGACACCGCCATCGTGCTCCCACACCAGTCGCTCACCGTCCTCTTCGATGCAGACAACCCCGGACTCTGGATGACCCATTGCCACAACATCTACCACGCCGAATCCGGGATGATGGCCGTCCTTGGCTACGAACAGAGCTGA